CTTCCTTCTTCCCAATGTAAAGAACAGCCATAGATGTACTGCACTTCACCCCCTTGCCACTGTGGGTGCACCCACTGCTAAGGCATATTGAATCACGCGACTATAAACAGAAGATGTTCTCGGGAGCTCCCATTCTCGATCCGCCTATGACCCTCGCATATGCTCCTCAGATCCAGAATGAATATTGTGTCACCGATTTCTCTCAAGCCTTTAGGGTAGGGTAATGAAGGCTCTAGAGCCCGATATGGCTATCTTTTGCCGCGTTTTGGACCTCTTGGCTGTGTGCTGGGAAATGTCCGATATAGACAAAATTAGGTCATCTCTGAAGCACAGAAGACGTGCAAAACTCTATGTCTGCTCAAATGTTTCCCCGTGTGCATAAGTTGAATGGTTACAAGTGCTACTAAGTGCTTAAAGGCGCTCTGCGGTGTGTTTTAACCACAGCTCAAAATATGTTCGCACTAAACCTGCTCAAAACGAattgttgggctggttggtatatCATGCTTCTAAATACACAGCTAAACAAAAAGAGCAACAAcgacagagggacaccacaaagcgctgtcAGCCTCCATCGTCCTTGTCCATTTTTTGCCCTGTGGATTCAGAAGCATGATGTTCGCGCTGACACCAACTTTTTGAGATCTCCTGAAGAGGAAAACTACACTTCGACCACACTGGCTACATAGCAGCACAAGTACCTAAAGTAGCTGGAAGAGGAGCTTTTTACGAACTACAACGCTATTGCATGGCTCCCGAGCCTGCTGTTCCATTTTTCAACATACTGGATAAATTTTGCGCCGCCGGTTCTCAGTAGGATGTGGCTGAAACTTCATCTGAATCTTTGCCCACTTGAACGACGCGGCAGCTTTCCCTAACGGACGCATTGCGTCGCATCCGCAGCTTCACAAGAGCGGCGAGGCGCCCCTGGGGGATGGTCCTCTTCCGGAAGGCTCGGACTGGATGCGCTACCTGAACTGCGCTCCCAACCAAAGGGACCAGAACCTAGTGGCGTGCATACGCGACGGGCAATTATGCTATCGCACGCGCAGGGCCATCGGCGCCGGCCAGGAGCTGCTCGTTGAAGATGGCACGGTGTTCGCCAAGATGGTGTTGACGGTCGGAAAGCCGCTGAACTCCGGACAGCCAGCACAAGGTACGACGGGGTTTTAGCCGCAGTCATCCCTAATATTTGATTTGCTCTCTACCCGCATCAACCTTTCCAACTTGGATACCACCGTATTCGTCGCTGCAATATGCTGCGCGCACCTGACGCTACCACTTCCACCATTCTTGCGACAGATGCGCACAGCAGACCAGTGCGCGACAGGCTGACGGCCAGGTTGGAAACGTCCTGGAACGGACTTCCTCTCACCTTTACTGTGTTAGCAGTATATATTCCTCATTCGGCTAAACGCCTTGGTTTATGCGTGTCCGAGGCCTTTATCCACCTCCACTCTTCAGAAGGCCTGCAGTGGTTTCAGGACGGGGAATGAAGAGTAGGACGATGGGGGCTTCAGAAAAGCAACCCTCTCTTCTGCGATTGGCGCTGGCGACTCAAAACTACTTTTGTATGCAACCGCGTGTACCCACACAATGCTAAGTCGACTGTGCACTTTAAGAGCATGCGCACTTGATGGACAGTTTTCTTGATTCAAACTGCCCGTATACTTGCATGAGTAGTCGTTGCCACTGCTGCAGCGCTGCATTTGTGGTTCCCACAAGATTCTCACCAGCAGCCAGCGGTAGGAGGCTGTAACCTGCTGCGCAATCGTGGTACACTCTgaacagaagggagtaaaaagagagtaagctgctagaggacagcttaaactcttttttactcccatataggtgtgtTGATGTCTTAGAGTGCGCTGTCATGGTGTCCGGCAGAAGTGTGCCCAGCACAGTTTGTTTTTAAGTTAATATTTGCACCAAAAGAGGTACGCAGAAATGAAGGCTCAGTGCTTCAGCAGGAATTAAGACTTGTTTTGTGATAGTAGTATGTTACCTGTGCGAAGGTTGATCTTAGAAAACGCACTGGGATGACTTCTGCAAGTTAAGATTTGGTAGGGACAGCAGCCGTGAGGATACAAATTGTAATCACTCGGAGAAGATCGACGTTGCCACGTTAGTACGCACTGCGTAAGATGACCTGCACAGTGGCGGCTGGATATTACGAGGCGCACGATAATCGCTGCCACCGCATTTAATAAAATTGCGAAGAGGATCTTCACGTAATTGTGACCGATTCTTCCACCCTGTGCTGTCGAGAATTAAGTGTATATGCCCGCGGGCTTAATTTCCAATGAGCTGTCTTGTATCAGCCAGAGTTCTGCAGCTCTGAACGAAAAGGGTTACGCTAGCATTTAACCTGCCCTCATTTGTTGTGTTTTTGGCGGTGCAGAgaagcaaaacaggaaaaaaaatattctggcGACTTCATTTCTATTCTATCGCGGTAGCATGCCTCTAGGACTAAAGGAAGTAACAAAACACGTTTAGTACGCCGGAATCACGGAGGAAACTGAACAATTCGTACTACGGTGCCCTTACaatggtctatagagagtctatagatttcttatagattctattgccttcctatacatatttctttttgtctaactaaagtctatagactatctgtagacaagtctactaaaagtgtatggccataaatctatagattggctatagactgtctataaggtttgtattgcctatagactgttctctagagtttGACTATAGAGagactatagactgtctgtaaggtttgtattgcctatagactgttctctagagtttgactatagagagtctatagactgtctataaggtTTGTATTGCgcatagactgttctctagagtttgactatagagagtctataaactttatagacaaaagtcaatggacagtttatagactgcctaaagaaatttttttaagggTGGTGACCTTAAACCAGCTGTCCGCGTGGGAGGGCCGGCTTCGGGGCGGTCCGCATCGGAGCAGGTACACATCTGGTAGAGTACGTGGAATATTGAAAGGTCCAGAGGAAATTCCAGCTGTCCATGTTTGCCTCGTGAACAAGATCGGCCCAGGAATCGCTAAGAGAGCATGGAAGTGCGCAGGTCACGTTCAGCTTGCCTCGATGGTGAGGGTGCCACTGACGCACAGCATTCCAGATGCGCAGGATCACCACGGAGGTCGCTGCCACGCGGTGGGCGAAGTCTGGAGAGTTCCGCCCTCTATACTGATGTCCTGAATAGTGGTCCGTTCTTTGCTGCTTCAGATGCTGACAGCGGCGTCACTGGGCAGCGCCTTATCTTCACGTGCGACACATGCGGAAGTCTGTTCTCCTCCCAAGACCTCCTGGACACGCACCGGCGGGCCATGCACCGACCACCAGAGCAGGCTGGACAGCACCGCTGTGCACAGTGCCCCTACTCGAGCTGCCACGAGTACGCCATTAGTTTACTATGCTGCAAAGCAATTAGGAATGgaacatacaacctttgtccgtaaaattccgagactgagtccattaaaaaaaatgcgtttaacattgaaatcatttgtgtagcaccccttcgaaatagtctcccttgcagtctatgcacagcttccaacgcttcttgaggtcttggaaacagttggaaaacgcttcttttggcagggctgtcagctcctttgtcgtggcgtcttgaatggcctccatgctccccatccttttagggctctcttcacacgaggaaacaggaaaaaatcgcatggggagaggtcagaagagtatggcagatggggaagtacagtaatgctgtgcttggcgagaaatttcgtcacgctgagagcagtgtgcggccttccgttatcgtggagaaggctccattgtccagatgccttAAGTCGGGGCGACGGCgttgcagtgcatcacgcatgtgttggagcacgcggatataaaattcctgattcaccgtctgcccgtgtgggacgaactcgtggtgtatgacacctctggcatcgaaaaaactatcagcatcatctttgttttggtcttctgtcgccacacctttctcgacgccggagagtttGTGGACCGCTATTCGGCGCTGTGCCTCTTTGTTTAaggattgtattgaaaacaccatgtttcgtcttcagcaatgatgctgtcaacgaatacagcatccttctctgcctcggagagtaaatcagcgctcactgatgcccgcgtgtccttctggtcctatgtgagggagtgcggcacaagtctggcatcctaagttctcacgcaaaatgtggtggcatgttgtcttactaatgtctaGAGCATCTGACAGCACACGAACTGTAATGGTGCgatcttgctgtacgatttccctgatcggAGCcaagttgttttcattccgtgaggttgaagggtgctCGTGCCtcgtgtcgtcttccaccgacacTCTTCcagaaacgaacctcttgtgccactcgaaaactcgcgcccgcgataatgtcttgtTGCCGTAAGTCACAAAGGAGCTCACACGTCTGTGTGGCAGTCTTGCCAAGCTTCggacagaattttatgtttacatgttGTTCgatgtggacgtccatctctccacattcactcacagtagaatgtgcagactagtgacaacgtatttttctacaagtagtgccatctagcggctgcaaCAGCAATTAACATAACAGGTTAGCCCGAAGAGATGGCTCTACACATAtccaccaacatttgttttggggaatcatttctagagaataaaataaatctgtctcaaaaatttacggacaaaggttgtatatatgCTGTATATACAAACATATGTATACGAAAAACATATGCGCGAATTTTTCCCGTGGTGACCACCCTTCCTCCCCTTTGGGCCATCACTGGCTTCTGAACTTACCCCGCATGAGAGCTCACATAGCACATGCTAACAGAATGGCAGATATCCATGGTTCGCATTTTTGTAACTGAGAAACTCAGTCGCATAGTCTTGGCAGGGATCAATGTGCGCAACTCATCGTTACCATTGCGgtgtacaggctgtttcacctaagacttcacacaatttttaaatataggacttttgagttagaatagcacttttttcggcatagcattgtcagaggtgtagtacatcagaacgcggctaagacgtgctaactagcaggctgattaactaatattcAAGACTTAACGTTTTCACTgttgctgttaggctccttaattactgagaggcgtgtagctcaccgtaattattattcatatcagttttcagaatttcgaaaacgcggataccctcggtgctgtggcccaacaaattttggctcttTCGACGAGTCACGTACACTGGAAAagttgcttcgcctgcaagcttcctgaaagcgcatgtattttggcgcgaagtagccaaaatttgttgggccacagcgccgagggtaaccgcgttttcacaATTTTCaacactgatatggatattaattacggtgggctgcacACTCTCAataataaggagcctaacagtttAATAGTTTaatagttaactattcagtacttattaaccagcctgctagttagcccgtcttagctctattctgatgcactaccttctatgaacaagccaattaaccctcggccctcagtccccagcggctgcggagcaactgaccacagcggcggtcagacctgtgacgcagcggagggtgctaagaatctcttgctccggacaggccgccattggaatctgaacctggcaacgcttaacggaacaactttatctagtgaggctagcctagcagggaTGTTCGAGGAAccagcgggaattaaatgggatgtgatagggcttagcgaagttaggacaggtgaggcgtctacagtactaaaggacgggcacatactgcgCTATCGCGGATTAGGGGATAGACGAGAACAAAGTGTGGGATTCCtgattaatcaggatatagctggtaaTGTAGAGGAATTCTATAGTATtgacgagagggtagcagctattgtaattaggctgaatatgaggtacaagctgaaaggggtgcaggcctacgcgcctacatccagccatgatggccagaccgttgaaagtttctatgaagacgtggaatcggcaaaaaataaagtaaaatcacagtacactgtactgatgggcgacttgaatgcgaaggtgggcaagaagcaggctgacgacgacgcggtaggtgactatgggataggctctagaaatagcaggggagttattagtcgaattcgcagatagaaataatttgcggatcatgaatgccttcttccgcaaatgagaaaacaggaagtggacctggaagagccccaatggtgagactaaaaatgaaatcgacttcatactatgcgctcaacctggcatcgttcaggatgtggccgtcctcggaaaggtgcgttgtagcgaccacagaatggtaaggtcttgaattagcttagaattgaagagggaacggaagaaggtagtgaagaggaaaggaaagaagctagtgaagaggaagtccattaacgagtttgCCGTAGGAGGGAAAGTACATgaatttaggatagcgctgcagaacagatattcggctttaactgaggaagacaatcttgatgttcatacaattaacgataatctgacagccatcattatggagtgcgcagtagaagtaggcggtaggacaattCGACAGGATatcggaaagctatctcaggggacgaaagatctgatttaagaaacgccaaagcatgagggcgtctaaccatacagacagaatagaactgacaaaGCAATCCAAGTTCATAAATAAGCGCAacgtagccgacataaggaagtttaatatagagagaatcgagcatgctctaaagaacggaggtggcctaaaagcggtgaagaagaaactaggcataggtataaaaccagatgtatgcgcaagagacaaggaaggcaatgacattagcaatatggataagatagttaaggtagccgaagagttctacacaaatctttacagtagccaatgtaatcagagcgttaatgagaaatacggtagtgcacagcaatgcgtcatcccgccaataACGAAAGCTAAGATAAGCCTTAGGAGCAAGGGAAAGAGAAAAAGCAGCTgggaaggatcaggtaacagcagatctgttgaaggatggaaggGACATCATGCTAGAAAATCTAGCCACCGTGTATACACAAtgtatgacctcgaccgtaccagaagcttggaaacatcttaattcacaagaaggaagacgccaaggacttgaaaaattagacggATCAGCTTACTAACCGTTGCCTACgaagtacttactaaggtaatctctAACAGTtaaggcaaccttagactttaatcaaccaaatgatcgggcaggctttcgtaaaggatattccacaatagatcatattcacactatcaatcaggtgatagagaaatgcgcagaagataaccaacctctatacatAGCctccattgattacgagaaagcattcggctcagtgggaacctcagcagtcatacaggcattgcgtaatcagggggtagaagagccttatgtcaaaatactggaatacatagcaactgcacagctactatagtccttcataaagtcagtaataaaattccaataaggaagggcttcaggcaaggagacacgatctcgccaatgctattcaccgcctgtttacaggaggtattccggggCGTGACTTCggaacagttggaaataagagtagatggggaatacctaaataatctgcgattcgctgatgacattgccttgctgagacactcaggaggtgaactgcaaatcatgatcaatgagttagacaggcagagcacaaagctgagtctaaaaattaacacgcagagaaccaaggtaatgttcaacagtctagcaaaggaacagcagttcacaattgacagcgatagcctggaagttgtaaaggaatacgtaaggaatacgtctacttggggcagatagtgacagctgatccggatcatgagatcgaaataactagaaggataagaatggggtggagcgcatatggcaggctctctcagatcatgagtggcagtttaccaatttccctcaagagaaaagtgtacaacagctgtctgtctcttaccggtactcacctacggggcagaaacgtggaggctaacgaaaagggttcagctgaattaagttgaggacaacgcagcgagccatggaaggagaaatgataggtgtaacgttaagagaccggaagcgggcagggtggatgagggaacaaacgcgtgttaataacattctagtcgaaatcaagaggaagaaatgggcttgggcagggcatgtaatgcgaaggcaagataaccgatggctcttaagggcaacggagtgtattccaagagaagacaagcgtagcaggggacggcagaaggttaggtgggcggatgagattaagaagttagcaggCAGAGGGTGGccacagttggcaaaggacaggattaattggagatacatgggagaggcctttgccctgtagtgggtgtagtaaggctgatgatgattatgatgacacCACTGATAATATTATcccgaaaaaattggcagtggcttaacttggctaaccctggaattaagagaaaagcaaggacgcttgctaagcgtctcaggctcgtccatggcagctccgctacacgctcgcaacAGCCGTTCCGTATATACAGCCACACGACCACGTGggtatgacgtggtatcacgtggacgtacgacacccccatcggacgtcatcacgtggcttcacgcCATCGGATGGTCTTagggtcaacccaaaggtcacccaacgtcaaatgtcaactaaaggttatgagtcaaggtcaggggttcGGCACTATAACTACCACATATgctcatacacggctaacgtggtcgggctgaaggtcgttcaatgtCAAGgtcgcgacgactgctttacctagcgtagtgaagcttttcgcttcaaaagcctatttttaaatgtTCCGTAAAatgttaggtgaaacaccctgtatgtgcgtgtgtgtgtacctGAGCAGATGAAACTTCGTGGAACTCTCGACAACGCAGGTAGACCAGAGTCACCTGACCATGCATGCCAGGTACCTAGAGCTTAGACTAgtaagcttttcgcttcaaaagcctatttttaaatgtTGCGTAAAATGTTAGGTCAAAtaccctgtgtgtgtgtgtttgctttttgtttgtttgttgagCAGACGAAACTTCGTCGAACTGTCGACAACGCAGGTCAGACCTGACCATGCATGCCatgacccacgctggcgagcagTTCTTCGTGTGCGGCATGTGCAGCAAGCGCTTCCCAAGCAAGTTCAGCCTCCGCCTCCACATGAAGAGCCACGAGTCGCACCAGTGCCCAGACTGCGGTCGACGCTTCGTGCGACTCTGCGGCCTGTCGCGTCACCGCCGCTCTCATTGTGGAAAGGCCTCGCGGGCTGCTGCTCCCCAGTGAGCGCGCTTTCTCACAGCAGCACCACACGTCTGCTCCCCAGTGAGCGCGCTTTCTCACAGCAGCATCACACGTCTGTCCGCCCGTCCTTTGTCGCGTTGTAATCTTGTAATCGCATTGGTTCAAAACCGCGAACAAACTCGTGTAGGTGTGCTCGACAATGAAAGTGAGGGCGGCAGAGTGTACAATGGCAACAAGCATTGGACACCTTCGGAGAGCTGTCTTGATCGAGGCGTAACAAAGGATTCGCAGGACAGTCAGAGTGGGAGAAATGGAATGCGTGTATTTGCTGAATAAAGTCTACATGTAATATCTGGATAAGTAAGGGGAATTTCTTAATGTTATTTATTTTCAAATACTGCTGGCAG
The genomic region above belongs to Amblyomma americanum isolate KBUSLIRL-KWMA chromosome 9, ASM5285725v1, whole genome shotgun sequence and contains:
- the LOC144103696 gene encoding PR domain zinc finger protein 14-like gives rise to the protein MLVPAGDQLLENKTLPEYLSIRQSNIKGAQYGVFTQKPLAKGLYFGPYRASTVDDGKYMNESKKVRLHKSGEAPLGDGPLPEGSDWMRYLNCAPNQRDQNLVACIRDGQLCYRTRRAIGAGQELLVEDGTVFAKMVLTVGKPLNSGQPAQDADSGVTGQRLIFTCDTCGSLFSSQDLLDTHRRAMHRPPEQAGQHRCAQCPYSSCHESDLTMHAMTHAGEQFFVCGMCSKRFPSKFSLRLHMKSHESHQCPDCGRRFVRLCGLSRHRRSHCGKASRAAAPQ